Below is a genomic region from Rana temporaria chromosome 3, aRanTem1.1, whole genome shotgun sequence.
TGTTTCCTTACTTACAATGCAGAACTACAATTTCTTTGACTTGATTCTTATTTGCCCTTTTATATAGAACGTTTTTAGAAGAAAAAGTCCTTCCTATTATTTCTAGTCAAAGCCTGTCCTTCTTATTTagtctgcatttaaaaaaagtaaattgtaGCCATTTGCATGTCCTGGACAGATAAACACTCTCTTCCATATGGCACACAATGTTTTGTCAAGTTATTTTGTTGTGCTTTGCAGTACTTTTTGTTCACTATTTTACTGTTTGGGTCATAATTAAAAGCATTATTACTTATGAAAtgtgttatgccccatacacacaatcagaaattccaacagcaaaagtctgatgtgagcattTGAATGGAAATTCAGTGTGTattctccatcagacttttgctgtcggaatttccgccaacaaaagattgaaaaatggttctcaaattttcagaaggaaaaaattcttatcggaaaatctgatcgtctgtagcaattacgacacacaaaattccgacgcatgctcggaaacaattcgacgcatgctcggaagcattaaactttattttctcggcttgtcatagtgttttacgtcactgcgttcttgacagatgcaagccaagcttaagtGGAATTCCggtggaaaaaccatccaaggtttttccgacagaaaatccgatcatgtgtacgcagcattagagagtTTGTTTCTTCCAGCCTTTAggtcttctttttttaaatgtattatgtATACTCACCCTTGACAGTTTTTAATGCAAAAGTGCTTGGTAGAAATTTGCATATCAGCATAACTTCTAGTGACTGAACAGAAAGAATGATCAGACATGAAACATAACAAAGCATGAAAACTACTTTTAAATCCAAGCCATACCCTGAACTTAATGATAGGCTTGTTTCAATTAATGGATTGAAATCCACCAAGTTtgctacatatattttatattttacttagCAAATGCTAAATAATTTAATGATCATAATATATACATTATTGCTCAGCAAAAATACGTGTTGAAAAAAACAACCCTgccttttggaaaaaatatagcCCTATTTACTGTTGAAACATGATAACTCCTGTGTATTACATAAGATTGCAGTTATTTACAAAGGCCACAGGAGGGCAGACTTGTCATCCACACATTGTATTTAGCTACAGAAACATATCTGCTCAAACTAGCCCTGCATTCTCCTCCCCCTGGCTCAGTGATTCACCCTCCCATCTCCTCTCACACACAAAGGACTGCTTCGTTAGGGATCCTGAGGATGTTTTTGCTACAGATGGattatttttgctataaaacacataTGAATTTATAAACAACAGGCAGTGTGGATTATAAAGGATCTATGATACAGCAAATACCAAGGAAACATTGTAAGATATGGACATCAGAGACTGCAGTCTGTGTTGGAAATGGCAAGTAGCTTTCTCCCTTCTCCTTTGTAGCTGGGGCTGGGTCTCTGGGCAGCTGCATTACTCTATTGTGGAGGAGTCTGATCCAGGGACATGGGTAGGCAATGTAGCTCAGGATCTGGGCATAAAACGGGCAGAGATTGCTCAGCGCAGATTACATTTATCATCTGAGAAATACCAAAAATATTTTACTGTAAACAAGGAAAATGGAGGTTTGACTATAAATGATAGGATTGATAGAGAGATCCTATGTGGATCCAATGTGTATTGTGTGCTGCTTTTAGAAGTGGTTGCTGAAAATCCTTTAGAGCTTTCTAGTTTAAACATAGAGATTCAGGATATTAATGATAATTCCCCCATATTTTTATCTAACAGGCGCCTTTTAGAGATTACAGAGTTAGTTGCAAGCCCTGGTGCTAGGTTTACCTTAGATATTGCTAAGGATTTAGATGTTGGTGTTAATGGTGTTAGCCAGTACATATTAAATACAAATCCTTATTTCTCATTGTCTGTAAAAAATCGCAAGGATGGCACTCTCATCCCTCAGCTGATATTAGAGAAGGTGTTAGATAGGGAAGAGAAACGAGAACATAATCTTATTCTCACTGCTATAGATGGAGGAGAACCGGCTAGATCAGGATCCTGTCATATCACAATAACAGTGTTAGATATTAATGATAATCCACCAGTCTTTGATCAGTCAGTGTATAAGATCAACCTAAAGGAAAATGTACCTCTAAATACAGTTATATTAACTTTAAATGCAACAGATCTTGATGGGGAAGCAAATGGTGAAATCTTGTATTATATTGAGGAGCATACATCAGGATCTGCCAGAGAAAAATTTGCTCTGAATGAACAGAATGGTCAGATTTATATTAATGGTTCTGTAGATTTTGAAGAAGTAAACTTTTATGAACTATCTATCAAAGCAGTAGACAAAGGACTTCCTAAACTAGAAGGTGACTGTGTGGTTCATATAGAAATAGAAGATGTAAATGACAATTATCCTGAGATTTCTTTTTCTTCTATACCAAATGAGATTCCAGAAAATGCTCCTCTGGGAACTGCTGtgggatttattaatgttatagacaaggattctgggaaaaatggagAGATTCAATTGGAATTATCTCCCAATattccatttaaaataaaaacgaataaaaaccattactcactggtcagtgtagctaTTCTGGATAGAGAAAAAGAATCTCAATACATTATTGAGCTGATGGCTTCTGATTTAGGTTCTCCAGCTCTATCCAGTAAAATTACTGTTATTCTCAAGATTTCTGATGTTAATGATAATGCACCAACATTTTTACAGTCTACTTACAATGCTTTTATAAAGGAAAACAGTTCCCCAGGGACTCTTCTATGTACAGTGTCTGCTACTGATGCAGATGAGGGTGTTAACTCTGAGATGGTTTACTCTATAGTGGAGACCCAGATAGATGGATCCTCTATATCCTCTTTTGTTTACATTAATTCTAATACTGGTGATATATATGCTCAGCGTTCCTTTGACTATGAGCATCTTCAGACTCTGCAAATCATGGTGAAAGTGGAGGATTCTGGATCTCCAAAGCTATTTTCTACTGTCCCTGTCTTTATATTCATATTGGATACAAATGACAACTCCCCCACCCTGCTGTATCCGGAGCACTCTGAGGATCTCATTGTTCGACAGAGGGTCCCTAAATCTACAAGTGCCGGATATCTGGTGACAAAACTGACTGCAGTGGATCTGGACTCTGGTCACAATGCCTGGTTGGCCTTTAACCTTATTGACCCTGGCAGTTCTGCACTTTTCCAAGTGTCTAAACATACAGGAGAGGTCAGGACTGTACAAGAATTTCAGGTAATAGAAAATAGTGAGCAGCAAGTTGTCATTTCCATCAGTGATCATGGGGAGCCTCCGTTATCTGCTACTGTCACTGTAGTTGTCAGCATAGCAGATGATGTTGAAGTGGAAAGACCAAAATCTGGAGATTTTCAAAGAAGTTCCAAACCACCAACAGATATGACTTTATATTTAATTGTTTCTCTTGTTGCTATCAGTTTAGTTTCCCTTGTGACTTTCATTATATTATTGGTGAAATGTCTGAGAAAGGAAAGTTATGGGTATAGTAGCAGCTGCTGTTATCTTAGTGGATCTGAATCTAAATTATACATGGATCAGTATCATCCGGCTCTTTTCCTGAACACAGATGGAACCCTAAAATACATGGAGGTCAGGATGGTTCCAGGAGGACAAGGACAATGTTACCAAACTAATGTGCCCCCAGCCCCACAACAGCGGGATTCTGCTTTTTTGCAGTCTCTGGATTTTCCCCAGTTA
It encodes:
- the LOC120932487 gene encoding protocadherin gamma-C5-like isoform X11, encoding MDIRDCSLCWKWQVAFSLLLCSWGWVSGQLHYSIVEESDPGTWVGNVAQDLGIKRAEIAQRRLHLSSEKYQKYFTVNKENGGLTINDRIDREILCGSNVYCVLLLEVVAENPLELSSLNIEIQDINDNSPIFLSNRRLLEITELVASPGARFTLDIAKDLDVGVNGVSQYILNTNPYFSLSVKNRKDGTLIPQLILEKVLDREEKREHNLILTAIDGGEPARSGSCHITITVLDINDNPPVFDQSVYKINLKENVPLNTVILTLNATDLDGEANGEILYYIEEHTSGSAREKFALNEQNGQIYINGSVDFEEVNFYELSIKAVDKGLPKLEGDCVVHIEIEDVNDNYPEISFSSIPNEIPENAPLGTAVGFINVIDKDSGKNGEIQLELSPNIPFKIKTNKNHYSLVSVAILDREKESQYIIELMASDLGSPALSSKITVILKISDVNDNAPTFLQSTYNAFIKENSSPGTLLCTVSATDADEGVNSEMVYSIVETQIDGSSISSFVYINSNTGDIYAQRSFDYEHLQTLQIMVKVEDSGSPKLFSTVPVFIFILDTNDNSPTLLYPEHSEDLIVRQRVPKSTSAGYLVTKLTAVDLDSGHNAWLAFNLIDPGSSALFQVSKHTGEVRTVQEFQVIENSEQQVVISISDHGEPPLSATVTVVVSIADDVEVERPKSGDFQRSSKPPTDMTLYLIVSLVAISLVSLVTFIILLVKCLRKESYGYSSSCCYLSGSESKLYMDQYHPALFLNTDGTLKYMEVRMVPGGQGQCYQTNVPPAPQQRDSAFLQSLDFPQLRDLVKDSDNCSDASCLNDPNKQAQPNADWRISQAQRPGPSGAQPTEEAGVWPNNQFETERLQAMILASANEAAEGTSGLGGSTGTMGLSARYGPQFTLQHVPDYRQNVYIPGSTLTPTNAAGKRDGKGGGNKKKSGKKDKK